From one Misgurnus anguillicaudatus chromosome 2, ASM2758022v2, whole genome shotgun sequence genomic stretch:
- the LOC129443302 gene encoding uncharacterized protein, protein MSYKRWQVTSTPSKTHSKLPTPPVSSITEDSDRDLMHSMSIEEHHHESSDEEGANDFRNTIMVGDKANELAEISVDEALIDIDIPDPPAPESEYAAHSQKVLSEDDLPTLKFGMQGGDFMLSANILLSGNNYRKVALLFKFMLMGMATESTFYRIQDAYCIEPVQEYWDKTRAEVIDRLRQKDHVVLLGDGRMDSPGHCAQFGTYTTIEQDSRDVVHIVSVDKRETNKNLVIMEKECFVRTMDVLLPELSIKEVVTNAHPQITALLSKENFWLW, encoded by the exons ATGAG ttACAAGCGCTGGCAGGTTACATCCACACCAAGCAAGACCCACTCCAAACTACCAACACCACCTGTTTCCAGTATCACAGAAGACTCAGATCGAGACCT CATGCACTCTATGAGCATTGAAGAGCACCACCACGAGTCTTCAGATGAAGAGGGGGCCAATGATTTTAGGAATACCAT AATGGTTGGAGATAAGGCAAATGAACTGGCTGAAATCAGTGTGGATGAGGCCCTAATAGACATTGACATACCCGACCCTCCCGCTCCTGAATCAGAGTACGCCGCACATTCTCAAAAAGTACTCTCTGAGGATGATCTG CCAACCTTGAAATTCGGCATGCAGGGGGGTGACTTTATGCTGTCTGCCAACATTCTTCTGTCCGGGAACAACTACAGAAAAGTAGCTCTACTCTTCAAGTTTATGTTGATGGGTATGGCTACCGAATCCACATTCTACAGAATCCAGGATGCTTACTGCATAGAGCCGGTGCAGGAGTATTGGGATAAAACTAGAGCAGAAGTCATAGACCGTTTACGGCAGAAGGACCATGTTGTTCTCCTGG GTGATGGCAGAATGGATTCTCCTG GTCATTGTGCCCAGTTCGGCACATACACTACAATTGAACAAGACTCCAGAGATGTGGTCCACATTGTTTCCGTTGATAAACGcgaaacaaataaaaacttgGTCATCATGGAGAAGGAGTGCTTTGTTCGCACAATGGATGTGCTCCTTCCAGAGCTTTCTATAAAGGAAGTGGTCACTAATGCCCACCCACAAATCACAGCATTACTGAGTAAGGAGAATTTTTGGTTATGGTGA
- the LOC129441600 gene encoding macrophage mannose receptor 1-like isoform X3 — translation MVKHQRGVMNMSLFLPLLLSGLFFRTSDSQRKYFYINKNMTWTDAQSYCRERYTDLATVDSMDDVNRMIFLTNGYRGSVWIGLQGVNQTSWVWSNGENTLSQYSTWYSPPVDELTSSCGLSYNGNWYTRQCYRRLHFVCYNETTKYILFSVMKTWMESQSYCRQYYTDLATVRSARENSELLAIVGSAPSVWIGLFLDSWQWSDQCNFTFRNWVAGPPLQSSGTGDCVVMSGVTGKWVNSSCNVTYPFFCYDDVKVQTVRLIFSFDDKYNLNDPSLQTAILNQISEKLKSAGLQNRSTISWLMDEGGEVFHLESKPKTISKDVCDKN, via the exons ATGGTGAAACATCAGCGAGGAGTTATGAACATGAGTTTGTTTCTGCCTCTTCTGCTGTCAG gACTTTTCTTCAGGACTTCTGATTCTCAGCGAAAGTACTTCTATATAAATAAGAATATGACATGGACAGATGCTCAGAGTTACTGTAGAGAGAGATACACTGATCTGGCTACTGTAGACTCGATGGATGATGTGAACAGGAtgatatttttaacaaatggGTACAGAGGATCAGTGTGGATTGGACTGCAGGGGGTGAACCAGACTAGCTGGGTTTGGTCAAATGGAGAAAACACACTCTCTCAGTACAGTACCTGGTACAGCCCACCAGTTGATGAACTTACAAGTTCATGTGGGCTTAGCTATAATGGGAATTGGTATACAAGGCAATGCTATCGCCGTTTACATTTTGTATGCTACAATG AAACAACTAAATACATCCTTTTCAGTGTGATGAAAACCTGGATGGAATCTCAGAGTTACTGCAGACAGTATTATACTGATCTGGCCACCGTCCGCAGTGCTCGGGAAAATAGCGAGCTACTTGCCATTGTTGGATCTGCACCATCGGTCTGGATCGGTCTGTTCTTAGACTCTTGGCAGTGGTCTGACCAATGCAACTTCACCTTCAGAAACTGGGTAGCAGGACCCCCATTACAGAGTTCAGGAACTGGTGACTGTGTTGTCATGTCAGGAGTTACTGGAAAATGGGTTAATTCTTCCTGTAATGTAACATACCCTTTTTTCTGTTATGATG ATGTAAAAGTTCAAACTGTCAGACTGATCTTTTCCTTTGATGACAAATACAATTTGAATGACCCTTCACTTCAGACTGCCATTCTCAATCAGATA AGTGAAAAGCTTAAGAGCGCCGGACTGCAGAATCGCAGCACAATAAGCTGGCTAATGGATGAAGGTGGAGAGGTGTTTCACCTGGAGAGCAAACCTAAAACGATTTCAAAAGATGTGTGTGATAAAAACTAA
- the LOC129441594 gene encoding uncharacterized protein, producing the protein MDALQSLQEEIGEKLCTLSREKLIELCSFLHITSVKDVTRLSLIRSISSHLLRSELEELEDSGMAELCSIYEKISDLTVTTTDSLEKQVEPGHVERDMNTAQRLVKEASAVTKSFQAMHINTANAHTTSVAQATSDRRRTDPSELSQRHSAPVIWHKEFKISGLIGEPGQKDRLSFSSLARQIESGLAKGYPEQEIIDAVIRSITPGLQLRSYLEGKAGLTLPTLRRILRSHYQEKNATELYKQLTTEGQGSKETPQNFLIRALDLRQKILFASQEDDPVLVQNMFLHSVLTGLQNDRVQGDLQPYLSDTAISDEVLLEKLNVACSRESERQNKQKTTPSRCSHHPAR; encoded by the coding sequence atggATGCGCTTCAAAGTCTTCAGGAGGAGATAGGAGAAAAATTATGCACACTGTCAAGAGAGAAATTAATAGAACTCTGCTCTTTTTTACACATCACGTCAGTGAAAGATGTGACCCGCCTCTCGCTCATAAGGTCTATCAGCAGTCATTTATTGAGGAGTGAGCTGGAAGAACTAGAGGATAGTGGCATGGCAGAGTTATGTTCTATTTATGAGAAGATAAGTGACCTCACAGTGACCACTACAGACAGCCTGGAAAAACAGGTGGAGCCCGGACACGTCGAAAGAGACATGAACACGGCACAGAGGCTAGTAAAAGAAGCTAGTGCTGTGACTAAGTCATTTCAGGCCATGCATATTAATACTGCCAATGCGCACACCACATCAGTAGCTCAGGCAACATCAGACAGGAGGCGGACAGACCCTTCAGAACTGTCCCAAAGACACAGCGCGCCAGTCATTTGGCATAAAGAGTTTAAAATCTCAGGGTTGATCGGTGAACCAGGCCAAAAGGACAGATTATCATTCTCTAGTCTTGCTCGTCAAATTGAGAGTGGGCTGGCCAAGGGATACCCTGAACAGGAAATTATTGATGCAGTAATTAGATCCATTACACCTGGGCTTCAGCTGCGTAGCTATCTCGAAGGGAAAGCTGGTTTAACTCTTCCTACTCTGAGACGCATTCTCCGATCCCAttatcaagaaaaaaatgcaactGAATTATACAAACAATTAACCACCGAGGGCCAGGGTAGCAAAGAGACCCCACAAAACTTCCTGATACGTGCTCTTGACCTGAGACAAAAAATTCTGTTTGCCTCACAAGAAGATGACCCTGTGTTAGTGCAAAACATGTTTTTGCATTCAGTTTTAACAGGCTTGCAGAATGACCGTGTTCAAGGCGACTTACAGCCGTATCTATCTGACACTGCGATCTCCGATGAAGTATTGCTGGAAAAACTAAATGTTGCATGCTCTCGTGAGTCAGAGAGGCAAAACAAGCAGAAAACAACGCCAAGCCGTTGTTCACACCACCCAGCTAGATGA
- the LOC129441600 gene encoding macrophage mannose receptor 1-like isoform X1 yields the protein MVKHQRGAVTAVMNMSLFLLLLLSGLFFRTSDSQRKYFYINKNMTWTDAQSYCRERYTDLATVDSMDDVNRMIFLTNGYRGSVWIGLQGVNQTSWVWSNGENTLSQYSTWYSPPVDELTSSCGLSYNGNWYTRQCYRRLHFVCYNETTKYILFSVMKTWMESQSYCRQYYTDLATVRSARENSELLAIVGSAPSVWIGLFLDSWQWSDQCNFTFRNWVAGPPLQSSGTGDCVVMSGVTGKWVNSSCNVTYPFFCYDDVKVQTVRLIFSFDDKYNLNDPSLQTAILNQISEKLKSAGLQNRSTISWLMDEGGEVFHLESKPKTISKDVCDKN from the exons gACTTTTCTTCAGGACTTCTGATTCTCAGCGAAAGTACTTCTATATAAATAAGAATATGACATGGACAGATGCTCAGAGTTACTGTAGAGAGAGATACACTGATCTGGCTACTGTAGACTCGATGGATGATGTGAACAGGAtgatatttttaacaaatggGTACAGAGGATCAGTGTGGATTGGACTGCAGGGGGTGAACCAGACTAGCTGGGTTTGGTCAAATGGAGAAAACACACTCTCTCAGTACAGTACCTGGTACAGCCCACCAGTTGATGAACTTACAAGTTCATGTGGGCTTAGCTATAATGGGAATTGGTATACAAGGCAATGCTATCGCCGTTTACATTTTGTATGCTACAATG AAACAACTAAATACATCCTTTTCAGTGTGATGAAAACCTGGATGGAATCTCAGAGTTACTGCAGACAGTATTATACTGATCTGGCCACCGTCCGCAGTGCTCGGGAAAATAGCGAGCTACTTGCCATTGTTGGATCTGCACCATCGGTCTGGATCGGTCTGTTCTTAGACTCTTGGCAGTGGTCTGACCAATGCAACTTCACCTTCAGAAACTGGGTAGCAGGACCCCCATTACAGAGTTCAGGAACTGGTGACTGTGTTGTCATGTCAGGAGTTACTGGAAAATGGGTTAATTCTTCCTGTAATGTAACATACCCTTTTTTCTGTTATGATG ATGTAAAAGTTCAAACTGTCAGACTGATCTTTTCCTTTGATGACAAATACAATTTGAATGACCCTTCACTTCAGACTGCCATTCTCAATCAGATA AGTGAAAAGCTTAAGAGCGCCGGACTGCAGAATCGCAGCACAATAAGCTGGCTAATGGATGAAGGTGGAGAGGTGTTTCACCTGGAGAGCAAACCTAAAACGATTTCAAAAGATGTGTGTGATAAAAACTAA
- the LOC129441600 gene encoding macrophage mannose receptor 1-like isoform X2 encodes MKHQRGAVTAFMNMSLFVLLLLSGLFFRTSDSQRKYFYINKNMTWTDAQSYCRERYTDLATVDSMDDVNRMIFLTNGYRGSVWIGLQGVNQTSWVWSNGENTLSQYSTWYSPPVDELTSSCGLSYNGNWYTRQCYRRLHFVCYNETTKYILFSVMKTWMESQSYCRQYYTDLATVRSARENSELLAIVGSAPSVWIGLFLDSWQWSDQCNFTFRNWVAGPPLQSSGTGDCVVMSGVTGKWVNSSCNVTYPFFCYDDVKVQTVRLIFSFDDKYNLNDPSLQTAILNQISEKLKSAGLQNRSTISWLMDEGGEVFHLESKPKTISKDVCDKN; translated from the exons gACTTTTCTTCAGGACTTCTGATTCTCAGCGAAAGTACTTCTATATAAATAAGAATATGACATGGACAGATGCTCAGAGTTACTGTAGAGAGAGATACACTGATCTGGCTACTGTAGACTCGATGGATGATGTGAACAGGAtgatatttttaacaaatggGTACAGAGGATCAGTGTGGATTGGACTGCAGGGGGTGAACCAGACTAGCTGGGTTTGGTCAAATGGAGAAAACACACTCTCTCAGTACAGTACCTGGTACAGCCCACCAGTTGATGAACTTACAAGTTCATGTGGGCTTAGCTATAATGGGAATTGGTATACAAGGCAATGCTATCGCCGTTTACATTTTGTATGCTACAATG AAACAACTAAATACATCCTTTTCAGTGTGATGAAAACCTGGATGGAATCTCAGAGTTACTGCAGACAGTATTATACTGATCTGGCCACCGTCCGCAGTGCTCGGGAAAATAGCGAGCTACTTGCCATTGTTGGATCTGCACCATCGGTCTGGATCGGTCTGTTCTTAGACTCTTGGCAGTGGTCTGACCAATGCAACTTCACCTTCAGAAACTGGGTAGCAGGACCCCCATTACAGAGTTCAGGAACTGGTGACTGTGTTGTCATGTCAGGAGTTACTGGAAAATGGGTTAATTCTTCCTGTAATGTAACATACCCTTTTTTCTGTTATGATG ATGTAAAAGTTCAAACTGTCAGACTGATCTTTTCCTTTGATGACAAATACAATTTGAATGACCCTTCACTTCAGACTGCCATTCTCAATCAGATA AGTGAAAAGCTTAAGAGCGCCGGACTGCAGAATCGCAGCACAATAAGCTGGCTAATGGATGAAGGTGGAGAGGTGTTTCACCTGGAGAGCAAACCTAAAACGATTTCAAAAGATGTGTGTGATAAAAACTAA